The genomic interval ACCTCCCCCGGCAGACGCTCTACACCGAATCGCAGATCGGACGCCCGAAGCCGGAGGCGGCCCGCGAACGGCTCGCGGCCCTGTCGTCCGCCACGCGCTTCGACCTCTACCCCGAGGGACTGACCGCCGCGAATGCCCGCGAACTGGTCGCAGCCTACGACCTGGTGGTGGACTGTTGCGACAACTTTGCGACGCGCTACCTCCTCGACGAGACGTGTGCGGCCGTGGGTCGGCCGTGGGTCTACGGCTCGATCGGGGCATTCCACGGGCAGGTGAGCCTCTTCAACGGACACGGCAAACGCCGCTACACGGAACTCTACCCCGACCGCGAAGCGCTGTGCGCCCTGCCGCCCGCCGCTTCGGGGGTTATCGGGCCGACCCCGGGGGTCGTCGGAGCCCTCGAAGCCGCCGAGGCGATCAAATGGCTCGTGGGCTTCGGCGAACCGCTCGACGGGCGGCTGCTGACCCTCGACTTGAAAACCATGCAAACCGAAACGATCGAAT from uncultured Alistipes sp. carries:
- a CDS encoding HesA/MoeB/ThiF family protein, producing the protein MPGNERYARQTMLPEIGEEGQRRLAASAVLIVGLGGLGSAVAPSLTGAGVGRLGLADPDTVSESNLPRQTLYTESQIGRPKPEAARERLAALSSATRFDLYPEGLTAANARELVAAYDLVVDCCDNFATRYLLDETCAAVGRPWVYGSIGAFHGQVSLFNGHGKRRYTELYPDREALCALPPAASGVIGPTPGVVGALEAAEAIKWLVGFGEPLDGRLLTLDLKTMQTETIEF